From the Blastopirellula marina genome, one window contains:
- a CDS encoding ornithine cyclodeaminase family protein, translating into MTCRFYREQEVSQLLDMATAIEVVDESFRQLGTGGAENIPRHRARAPGFVLHGMHAAAEYLGTAGWKMYTTTRIGAKFMVGIYDIDSGQMIALLEADKLGQMRTAASSAVGARYLARKPVTQLGLFGTGWQAESQLEAMATEFPLTQAFVYSRDQEKRESFADRMSEKCKIEIVPVHDPRDAVEDLPLVITATTSKHPVFDGNQLAEGALVCAMGGNWAYKREVDVVTIRRADNWVCDSIEACQGEAGDYLLAQEEGYFDWDAAVSLSDVIAGTVIGRNNADSIVVYKTVGLAVQDVALGTKFLQRAAEVPGLGTDLPF; encoded by the coding sequence ATGACGTGCCGATTTTACCGCGAGCAGGAGGTAAGCCAACTGCTCGACATGGCCACGGCCATTGAAGTGGTTGACGAAAGTTTTCGACAACTCGGTACCGGTGGAGCCGAAAACATTCCGCGGCATCGCGCACGCGCCCCAGGTTTCGTCCTGCATGGTATGCACGCGGCGGCTGAATACCTGGGGACCGCCGGGTGGAAGATGTACACCACCACGCGGATCGGGGCGAAGTTCATGGTCGGTATCTACGATATCGACAGTGGTCAGATGATCGCACTGCTCGAGGCCGACAAACTCGGCCAGATGCGCACCGCCGCTTCATCCGCGGTCGGGGCTCGTTATCTGGCCAGGAAGCCGGTAACGCAGCTGGGCCTGTTCGGTACCGGTTGGCAGGCCGAGTCGCAGTTGGAAGCGATGGCGACCGAGTTTCCCCTGACGCAGGCCTTCGTCTACTCGCGCGATCAAGAGAAACGCGAGTCGTTCGCCGATCGCATGTCGGAAAAGTGCAAAATCGAAATCGTACCGGTGCATGACCCACGCGATGCGGTGGAAGATCTACCGCTGGTCATCACCGCCACCACCAGCAAGCATCCCGTCTTCGATGGCAACCAGTTGGCCGAAGGGGCTTTGGTGTGCGCGATGGGGGGCAACTGGGCCTACAAGCGAGAGGTGGATGTCGTCACGATCCGCCGCGCCGACAACTGGGTGTGCGACTCGATCGAGGCCTGTCAGGGAGAGGCTGGCGATTACCTGCTGGCTCAGGAAGAAGGCTACTTCGACTGGGACGCTGCCGTTTCGCTCTCGGACGTAATCGCCGGGACGGTCATCGGCAGAAACAATGCCGACAGCATTGTGGTGTATAAGACGGTGGGCCTGGCCGTTCAGGACGTGGCGCTGGGAACGAAGTTTCTGCAGCGCGCAGCGGAAGTGCCGGGATTGGGAACCGACTTGCCGTTCTAG
- the xylB gene encoding xylulokinase, producing the protein MNIYLGIDIGTSGTKTIAMAEDGSILADASASYPASHPKPLWSEQDPELWWKATVKTVKKVVQLAKAKPEDVKAIGLSGQMHGSVFLDKNDQVIRPALLWNDQRTAAECAEIESRAGGRKKLIKMVANPALTGFTAPKVLWLRNNEPKNFDRLKKVLLPKDEIRRRLTGEYATEVSDASGMLLLDVSKRAWSTELLSKLELDPDLLGKVYESEDVTGNLTKEAARQLGLTTDCVVVGGAGDCAANALGNGVVKKGILASSLGTSGVMFVHSDEMAADPEGRLHTFCHAVRGKWHMMGVTLCAAGTLEWFVQKLCAEMRGPRGKSDPYSALMKEAEAIPAGSEGLMILPYLAGERTPHADPDARGCFIGITLKHERAHLVRAIMEGVTYSLRESLEVLDQMKIPVRQVRAGGGGAKSAFWRQMQADVFGKKVVKLNAEQGPAFGVALLAATGAGAYKNIQEACAATISEVAETTPDRAAKKYYDKAFPVYQDLYRSLKADFKKLGSLGD; encoded by the coding sequence GTGAATATCTACCTGGGAATCGATATTGGTACTTCCGGCACCAAAACTATCGCCATGGCGGAAGATGGATCGATCTTGGCCGATGCCTCTGCTAGCTACCCGGCATCGCATCCCAAACCCCTCTGGAGCGAGCAAGACCCCGAACTGTGGTGGAAAGCAACGGTCAAAACGGTCAAGAAGGTCGTCCAGCTAGCAAAAGCCAAGCCTGAAGATGTCAAAGCGATTGGTCTTTCGGGGCAGATGCACGGATCGGTCTTTCTCGATAAGAACGACCAGGTCATTCGCCCAGCCCTGCTGTGGAACGATCAGCGCACGGCAGCCGAGTGCGCGGAAATCGAATCCCGCGCCGGCGGTCGTAAGAAGCTGATCAAGATGGTGGCCAACCCGGCTCTGACCGGCTTCACCGCTCCCAAGGTGCTCTGGCTGCGGAACAACGAGCCCAAGAACTTCGACCGTCTCAAGAAAGTGCTGCTGCCCAAAGACGAGATCCGCCGCCGCTTGACCGGCGAGTACGCCACCGAGGTGAGCGATGCCAGCGGCATGCTGCTTTTGGATGTCTCGAAGCGGGCCTGGTCGACCGAACTGCTCTCTAAGTTGGAACTCGACCCCGATCTGTTGGGCAAGGTTTACGAATCGGAAGACGTGACCGGCAACCTGACCAAAGAGGCTGCCAGGCAGTTGGGGCTGACAACCGATTGCGTGGTGGTTGGCGGGGCAGGGGACTGTGCGGCCAACGCGCTGGGCAACGGCGTGGTCAAGAAGGGGATCCTGGCCAGCAGCCTGGGAACCAGCGGCGTAATGTTCGTGCATAGCGACGAAATGGCCGCCGATCCGGAAGGACGTTTGCATACGTTCTGCCATGCCGTTCGTGGCAAATGGCACATGATGGGGGTCACGCTATGTGCCGCCGGAACACTGGAATGGTTCGTGCAGAAGTTATGTGCCGAGATGCGCGGGCCACGCGGCAAGAGCGATCCTTACTCGGCGCTGATGAAGGAAGCTGAAGCGATTCCTGCCGGCAGCGAAGGATTGATGATTCTACCGTACCTGGCCGGCGAGCGGACGCCACATGCCGATCCGGATGCCCGCGGATGCTTTATCGGGATCACGCTGAAGCACGAGCGAGCGCACCTCGTCAGGGCCATCATGGAAGGGGTGACTTACTCGCTTCGCGAAAGCCTGGAAGTGCTGGACCAGATGAAGATCCCTGTTCGCCAGGTCCGCGCCGGTGGTGGTGGTGCCAAGAGTGCGTTCTGGCGACAGATGCAGGCCGATGTATTTGGCAAAAAGGTTGTTAAGCTGAATGCAGAGCAAGGGCCTGCGTTTGGTGTCGCCTTGTTGGCGGCGACCGGTGCCGGTGCTTATAAGAACATTCAAGAGGCCTGTGCGGCGACGATCAGCGAAGTGGCGGAAACGACGCCTGATCGCGCGGCGAAGAAATACTACGATAAGGCGTTCCCGGTGTATCAAGATCTGTATCGGTCGCTGAAAGCGGACTTCAAGAAGCTGGGGAGCCTCGGCGACTGA
- a CDS encoding glycosyltransferase family 4 protein: MLNPPPRIVLDLEKSRNCCSGLGQFARNLGHALTTEMCNRGLRPIPFVTAAQMNDFGTPDVLEAKPWRKEIFQRWYRWTQIGRAPEYALWHATHQQAKYLPLNPKTRVLLTIHDLNYLREKKGPKIEREHRRIARLIRRADAVTVISKFVAGEVKSYFDLQGKPLQVIYNGRPDVSKLPAEQPAWINASRPYLFSIGIIDRKKNFHVLLDLIQQLPNHQLVIAGQNDSEYAAEMRRTIERLQLSDRVMLPGPISDQQRQWLYENCESFVFPSLTEGFGLPPIEAMTVGKPVFLARRTSLPEIGGQRAFYWDDFNTQHMLDVYHRGMTTYNASPEYASLLQQAASRFCWHDAARQYVDLYRNILQLREVEAFHPSLVAA; this comes from the coding sequence ATGCTCAATCCACCACCACGTATCGTCCTCGATCTCGAGAAGTCTCGGAACTGTTGTTCCGGGCTGGGGCAATTTGCCCGCAATCTCGGACATGCGTTGACCACGGAAATGTGCAACCGCGGCCTGCGACCAATCCCCTTCGTCACCGCGGCCCAAATGAATGATTTCGGGACGCCGGATGTCTTGGAAGCGAAGCCTTGGCGAAAAGAGATCTTCCAACGTTGGTATCGCTGGACGCAGATAGGGCGTGCGCCCGAATACGCTCTGTGGCATGCCACGCATCAGCAAGCCAAGTACCTTCCATTGAATCCCAAGACCCGCGTCTTGCTGACGATTCACGATCTGAACTACCTACGCGAGAAAAAGGGCCCGAAAATCGAGCGTGAGCATCGTCGTATCGCTCGCTTGATTCGACGCGCCGATGCTGTCACGGTCATCTCGAAGTTTGTCGCCGGTGAAGTGAAGTCTTATTTCGACCTGCAAGGCAAGCCACTGCAGGTCATCTATAACGGCCGGCCCGATGTATCGAAGCTGCCCGCCGAGCAGCCGGCATGGATCAACGCCAGCCGTCCGTACTTGTTCAGCATCGGGATCATCGACCGGAAAAAGAACTTCCACGTCCTGCTCGACCTCATTCAGCAATTACCCAATCATCAGTTGGTCATCGCCGGACAGAACGATTCCGAATACGCCGCTGAAATGCGACGCACGATCGAGCGGCTACAACTCTCGGATCGCGTGATGCTTCCGGGACCTATCAGTGACCAGCAGCGTCAGTGGCTGTACGAGAACTGCGAGTCATTTGTCTTCCCTTCACTGACCGAAGGTTTCGGCCTGCCGCCGATTGAAGCGATGACGGTCGGCAAGCCTGTGTTCCTGGCGCGGCGTACGAGCCTGCCAGAGATCGGCGGCCAGCGAGCGTTCTACTGGGACGACTTCAACACTCAGCACATGCTCGACGTCTATCATCGCGGCATGACAACGTATAACGCGTCGCCTGAGTACGCCAGCCTGCTTCAGCAAGCGGCTTCGCGCTTCTGCTGGCACGACGCCGCGCGACAATATGTCGACCTTTACCGAAATATTCTGCAACTACGCGAAGTGGAAGCTTTCCACCCTTCGCTCGTAGCAGCCTAA